From a single Lentisphaera profundi genomic region:
- a CDS encoding flotillin family protein → MESLLNVFVAAGNIVGLIVVGVILLLLVGFFFMLASWFKKVPQGKAIIRTGLGKTKVSFTGIYIVPVAHRLELMDIAVKKIEINRRASDGLICKDNMRADISVVFFVRVNKTEHDVLSVASMIGVDRASDQEALVDLFDAKFSEALKTAGKMFEFEDLYTQRQEFKDEIIKIIGTDLNGYSLEDAAIDYLEQTPKERLSADNILDVVGLEKIATITRERKVKINEQEREEEKAITRQNVDAREKILDMEKELAEAEEKQKLEIANIEARTTAEAEVVSQQELKRSEEARIRTEEDVKVAEENKDRQIIVAQKNKERTEAVEQERVIRDRDLEATDRERVVTLAEIAKEKAVEVEKKNIQEVIRERVTVERGVVEEEEKIKDTKEFAEAERHKGVEITKAEEEGQSTMIREEKVATAHKRAAEIKAEEELIVEVKGAEARKKSAELWAEQEVIEAEARFEASTKDAEAKKRLAEGVTAEEAASGLAEANVKTAMADAIEKEGTAEATVIGLKGTEEAKATGAMYTVEAEGTHAKAEAMKALDGVGKEHEEFKLRLNKEKEVELAGIQIQADIAAAQASVLKSGLENSKIEIVGGDSMFFDSMLKSITTARQTDQLINKSEVLTDVKETFFNDDKSFKENLAGFVDKFGVSSEDLRNLSATALLTKLSAQASGGDKGLLDGLLSKVEALGMGSQNAGKFLK, encoded by the coding sequence ATGGAATCATTATTAAATGTGTTTGTTGCCGCCGGCAACATTGTGGGTCTCATAGTTGTAGGTGTTATATTATTATTATTGGTAGGCTTCTTTTTTATGCTTGCCAGTTGGTTCAAAAAGGTTCCTCAAGGTAAGGCAATTATTCGTACGGGTTTAGGGAAGACAAAAGTTTCTTTCACAGGGATATATATTGTTCCCGTTGCTCATAGACTTGAGTTAATGGATATAGCCGTAAAAAAAATCGAAATTAATCGCCGTGCTTCAGATGGGCTGATTTGCAAAGATAACATGCGTGCCGATATCTCTGTAGTTTTCTTTGTACGAGTTAATAAAACTGAGCATGATGTACTTTCTGTTGCAAGTATGATTGGTGTAGATCGTGCTTCAGATCAAGAGGCTTTAGTGGATCTCTTTGATGCCAAATTCTCGGAAGCTTTAAAGACTGCGGGTAAGATGTTTGAATTTGAAGATCTTTATACTCAACGTCAAGAATTCAAAGATGAAATCATAAAAATCATTGGTACGGACCTCAATGGTTACAGTCTTGAAGATGCCGCGATTGATTACCTCGAACAAACACCGAAAGAAAGATTGAGTGCCGATAATATTCTCGACGTTGTCGGTCTTGAAAAGATTGCGACCATTACACGTGAGAGAAAGGTAAAAATTAATGAGCAAGAGCGTGAAGAAGAAAAAGCGATTACGCGTCAAAATGTAGATGCACGTGAAAAAATTCTCGATATGGAGAAAGAATTAGCCGAAGCCGAAGAGAAGCAGAAATTGGAGATTGCCAATATTGAAGCTCGTACTACAGCCGAAGCGGAAGTCGTCTCTCAGCAAGAATTAAAACGTTCGGAAGAAGCGCGTATTCGCACCGAAGAAGATGTGAAAGTTGCGGAAGAAAACAAAGATCGTCAGATCATTGTGGCACAGAAAAATAAAGAACGTACTGAAGCAGTTGAGCAAGAGCGTGTGATACGTGATCGTGATTTGGAAGCTACTGATCGTGAGCGTGTGGTGACTTTAGCGGAAATCGCAAAAGAAAAAGCAGTAGAAGTAGAGAAGAAAAATATCCAGGAAGTTATTCGCGAGCGTGTGACAGTTGAACGTGGCGTTGTGGAAGAAGAAGAGAAAATTAAAGATACCAAAGAGTTTGCAGAAGCTGAACGTCACAAAGGCGTGGAAATTACTAAGGCCGAAGAAGAAGGTCAAAGTACCATGATTCGTGAAGAAAAAGTGGCGACTGCACATAAAAGAGCCGCAGAAATTAAAGCTGAAGAAGAACTCATTGTAGAAGTTAAAGGTGCAGAGGCTCGCAAGAAGTCTGCAGAACTTTGGGCTGAACAAGAAGTTATTGAAGCTGAGGCGCGTTTTGAAGCAAGTACGAAAGATGCTGAAGCTAAGAAGAGATTAGCCGAGGGTGTGACCGCAGAAGAAGCTGCCTCCGGTTTAGCTGAAGCTAATGTAAAAACAGCAATGGCGGATGCTATTGAAAAAGAAGGTACTGCTGAAGCAACAGTCATTGGCCTCAAAGGCACAGAAGAAGCGAAAGCAACCGGTGCGATGTACACTGTAGAAGCGGAAGGTACTCATGCCAAAGCTGAAGCAATGAAAGCACTTGATGGCGTTGGTAAAGAACACGAAGAATTCAAACTCAGACTCAATAAAGAGAAAGAAGTTGAACTCGCAGGAATCCAAATCCAAGCAGATATTGCAGCAGCTCAAGCAAGTGTGCTTAAATCAGGTCTTGAAAATAGTAAGATCGAGATTGTTGGTGGCGATAGTATGTTCTTTGATAGCATGCTCAAATCTATTACAACGGCACGTCAAACTGACCAGCTTATTAATAAATCAGAAGTTCTCACTGATGTTAAAGAAACTTTCTTTAATGATGATAAGAGCTTCAAAGAAAATCTCGCAGGTTTTGTTGACAAATTTGGCGTGAGCTCAGAAGATTTAAGAAATCTTTCAGCAACTGCGCTTTTGACGAAGCTTTCTGCTCAGGCATCTGGCGGAGATAAAGGTTTACTTGATGGTCTCCTCAGTAAAGTAGAAGCGCTTGGAATGGGTTCTCAAAATGCTGGTAAATTCCTTAAATAA